DNA sequence from the Methanolobus sp. ZRKC5 genome:
AGTATTGAGGTGATACCCCCATCCTGCTGACCTGGAATGCTACTCTTTGCTCCAAAGAACTCTTTTACATTTGCAAATTCATCTTCTACATATCCATCGATAACAGGACATAATCTGCCGCATGTGAGACATCCCTCACATACATCAGGTGCTGCTCCCTGGACATATAGTTCTAAATTATCTGGGTCACGGACTTCTGCATGCTTGTTCATAATAATAGCACCAGCAGGACATGTTGATACACATGCCCCACAAGCAGTACAGACGTCGTGCTCAATGACCTCTAATATTTTTGGATGGGCCATTAACTGCCTCCGACGTTCTCTTATTTTTGTTTATCCAATGATTTCTTTACCGATGAGCTTGATGGCCTTCTCTTTGTTAGGTCCAATCGGGGAACCTGCTACGATCTGTGTTACACCGATGTCAAGCAGTTCGTTGATCCTTGCCTTACAATCAGCAGGTGTTCCACTGATAGAGAATGCGTCCATCATGTCACTTGTGACCATGCCGCCCATGAGTGCACCGAAGTCACCCTTGGCGATAGCTCCACCGATGTCAGCCTTTGCTGCTACATCAATACCGTGGCGTTCAAGTACCATGTCAGGTGAACCTGCAACAATAAATGCAACTACTACCTGTGCTGCACTTTTTGCCTTTGCAGCGTCCTTGTCAATTGAGAAGCATGCGTATGCTGCAACGTCAACTTCCTTAGGGTCACGGCCTGCCTTCTTTGCGCCTGATGCGATCTGCTTTACAGCTACTTCGAAGTCCTTTGGGTGTGATGCATTGATAAGTACACCGTCTGATACCTCTCCTGCGAGCTCGAGCATCTTTGGACCCTGTGCACCCATATAGATAGGTATGTTTCCAGCCTTGAATGCCATCTTTGCACCGTTGAACTTGACCATGTCGCCATCCTGGGTTACTTTCTCTCCAGCGATGAAGCCACGGATAGCCTGAATGCTTTCCTTTGTTGTGGTAAGTGGTTTGTCCCATGAAATGCCCATTGCATCAAAGGTTGCCTTGTCTCCAGGACCAAGACCGAGAATTGCACGGCCGCCTGATATCTCATTGATTGAAGCAATGCTTGATGCTGTAACTGCTGCGTTTCTTGTGTAGGGATTTGTTACACCTGTTCCGAGCTTGATGCTGTTAGTGTTCATTGCAAGAACAGCTAATGTTGAGTACACATCACGGTTGTTGTAGTGGTCGGTAATCCATACATTGTCAAAGCCCTGCTGTTCAGCAAGTTTTGCATAATGAGCGATTTTGAGTACTGGGTCACTTGGTACAAATTCTATTCCAAAAGTCATTTGAATCCTCCTCTAAAGAGTGTTGCTATTCAGGTATCTATACATATTTAAAACTTTGTTGGTTTGATTTTGCAACTGCATATAAAAACAATCCGCAAAGAGCAGTATAAAATTAATACGCACACATAAATAATTCAATCAGAACCAAACGAATAAAGAAAAACTGTAGAAAGACAACACTGTGTAAAATATGGATATGTATTTACCGTTACAGATATATTCAGTAAATGTCAGATGAAATATTGTTCATATTTGCAGGAGGTGACGCACCGGGAGTTATTGAGTCATTACCTGGAGGAGTATTTGCCTATCTGCAAGAATATGAATTGAATATGAGAATCGTTTACAAACAAATTAATTTTTGAGTAGAGTGATCATCATGAAATGCTATGAATGTTCAAAAGAAGGAAAAGATAGCGATACCTTGGCTATCTGCATAATTTGTGGGAGAGGTGTCTGTAAGGAACACCTGGTCAGGGAAGAAACACCTGTATGGGAAGGTGAATACAGCATAAAACTGAAGTGCGGCATGGGAATTGCCTGTGACTACAAAGATGTCCAGCACTGGAAGAAAGTGCTCTGCATGCCTTGTCATAAAGCACTGGTGGAGAACTTTTAGGTGATATTATGATGAAATGTTATGACTGCATGGAAGAAGGAAAAGACGCAGAAGCAACATGTGTCTGTATAGCTTGCGGAAAAGGGCTTTGCACCGACCACACAAAGGAACTCGAACTCCCGGTGTCAGTAGGCCAGCCACCTCATGTTCAAAGGCTTCCAAACGGATTGCCAAGAATTCTGTGCCACTACTGCTTTGGCCAGACCATCGAAGACGGATTTGACTGATTATAATTGATTAATTAATAACACGGAGGATAAATTATGTGCGGAGAGAATAAAGGAAAAGGATGCGGTGGACACAGAGAGATCATTGACGACATGTCAGACAAATTAGGGTTCACACCTCAGATACTGGAAACACTTGGAGAGCTTGAACCTGAGTTCCTGCACAAATACAACATGTGCAACAACAAGATACTCAGTGACGGTGCACTGCCTGCTAAAACAAAGATATTAATGGCTCTTGCAGTCGTTGCATCAAAGCAGTGTGAACGTTGTGTTGCATCACAGATGAAGAGTGCTTTGAAGAACGGGGCAACAAAAGAAGAGATTATGGAGACAATGGATGTCATTTTCATTACATCCGGAGCCCCCGCAGTTGCTGCATGCAGAGATGCATTGAAGCTGCTCAAATAAAAATATCATGAGGGGGGGGGACCAATCTGGTTCCTTTTCATCATTCAATTTATCACATAATATTATACTATTGAGAGGATTGGAAATGAGGGGGACTGTTGTAAGATGCAGCCTGTTTTTTGTGGCAGCCATTGTTTTATTATCTATTAGCAATGGATTTGCAGCCGCAGAAGAGGCCACTAAATTCGGAGAATTATCTGCTGATGACTTCACTTATGAAAGCAGGTGTAGACAATGCCATGCGATCATTTACGGAGAATGGGAAGGTACAATGCATTTCAATGCATATCTTGACCCTTTTTATCTGGAAGAGGTAAAGGTTGCGAGCGCTGATACTGACGGATTAGTAGATGAATTCTGTTCCCGTTGTCACACACCCATAGGCGTGGTGTCCGGTGAGATACCGCCTGTAGATGGATCTGAAATGAGTGACATATCAAAACTTGGAGTTCAGTGTGATTTCTGCCATGTGGTATCAGGAAGCAATGGAACAGGCAACGCCCAGTTCATAGTCACCCCTGGAGATACTAAATGGGGGCCTCTTAGTGACGCAAAGTCAGCCTATCATGAATCCGAATACCTCGAGCTTTACACCCAATCAGAATATTGTGGAATGTGTCACGAAGTTATACACCCAGTAAACGGACTTGTAATAGACGACACATATCCAGCATGGAAAGACAGCCAGTACGCCGAAGACAATGTAGTATGTCAGGATTGCCATATGACAGAGGGTATCACAGAGTTCAAGGCGAATCCTGGTCGTGCAGGATCAGGTGCCCCTAAAAGAGACCATATATCCACACATGAGATAACCGGTGGAAATGCATTTGTCACAGCAATGTTTGGTGCTGAAAATGTCGGAGAGATGGCCATTGAAAGACTTCAGAACGCTGCGACACTGGACATAACTGTACCTGAAATAGCAGCCACAGGTGAAGAAGTCACAATCGAAGCAGCTATCACCAACTCTGGTGCCGGACACAATCTACCAACCGGTGTTTCCGAAATAAGGCAAATATGGCTTGAAGTAATGGTCACTGATAGCGAAGATAAAGAGATATACAGTGCCGGAACCCTTGACACGGAAGGGAATATAGAATCTGCAAAGATAATTTACAATAATGTGTTGGGTGACAGTGAAGGCAATGCGACTGATAGTTTCTGGCTTGCCGACAGGGTACTGGAAGACAACAGGATCGGACCAAAGGAAACTGTGAAAGAAGAACACACATTCATCCTGCCTGACAATGTTGTTTATCCACTTAAAGTGGAAACCAGCCTCAATTACAGGTCAGCACCTCAGGATACGATCGACCACCTGTTTGGAGAGGGAATGTATGAGGTACCTGTAATCAATATGAATGAGGTATCCAATACAATATATGATCCGGACACATCCCCGGAAGAGAGAAACGAATCAACGCCAGGTTTCAGTATATTCACTGCTTGCATGGCTTTTATGTTGATGATGTACATATTCAAAAGAAAATAATCGGAGAAAATAAAAAATGCCACCTAAAGTAGACAAGAACAAATGTGAAGGAATTGGAGCATGTGCAGAATCATGCCCTACTGATGTGATAGACATTGAGGCAGATGAGAACGGAAACCTCAAATCCGTAATTGCACGTCCGGATGACTGTGTGGAATGTGGTAACTGTGTTGACGCCTGTCCCACTGAATCAATAACATTAGATTAAAAACAAAAAGGAGTGCCATAATGTCCGATGACACATGCATTCGATTACTGGGAATCTCAGGCAGCCCCAGGAAGAAATCTACAGACTATGTTGTCAATGAAGCCCTGAGATACGCACAAGAGAAATACGGTGCAGAAGTAGAGTATTTTTCCGCCAGTGGTCAAAATATGAAATTCTGCATTCATTGTGATTACTGTGTCCGTAAAAAGGAAGGATGTATTCACAAGGATGACCTTGTTGAACTCTATGACAAAATGCTCTGGGCTGATGCGTGGATCATCGGCACTCCGGTATACCAAGGCACACTGAGTGCCCAGACAAAAACGATAATGGACAGGTGCCGCGCAGTCGTTGCCCGTGACCCAAAAGCCTTTATGAACAAAGTAGGCGCTGCAGCTGCAGTTGGCGGGGACAGGATAGGCGGACAGGAACCAGCCATACAGACTATTTTGAACTTCTATGTCATCAGTGAAATGATACCCGTTGCAGGCGGTTCTTTCGGATCGAACCTTGGCGGAACATTCTGGTCAAAGGACAAAGGCGCTGAAGGAGTTGCTGAGGATTCGGAAGGAATACGAAGTCTTCACAGGACCGTTAATAAGATGATGAAGACGGCCATGGCAATGAAGACTCTCAAATAAAGGTGTGAACTTGAAATTCGAAGAACCTGTAATCGAGGTAATC
Encoded proteins:
- the mer gene encoding 5,10-methylenetetrahydromethanopterin reductase, whose translation is MTFGIEFVPSDPVLKIAHYAKLAEQQGFDNVWITDHYNNRDVYSTLAVLAMNTNSIKLGTGVTNPYTRNAAVTASSIASINEISGGRAILGLGPGDKATFDAMGISWDKPLTTTKESIQAIRGFIAGEKVTQDGDMVKFNGAKMAFKAGNIPIYMGAQGPKMLELAGEVSDGVLINASHPKDFEVAVKQIASGAKKAGRDPKEVDVAAYACFSIDKDAAKAKSAAQVVVAFIVAGSPDMVLERHGIDVAAKADIGGAIAKGDFGALMGGMVTSDMMDAFSISGTPADCKARINELLDIGVTQIVAGSPIGPNKEKAIKLIGKEIIG
- a CDS encoding DUF2180 family protein, coding for MKCYECSKEGKDSDTLAICIICGRGVCKEHLVREETPVWEGEYSIKLKCGMGIACDYKDVQHWKKVLCMPCHKALVENF
- a CDS encoding DUF2180 family protein; translation: MMKCYDCMEEGKDAEATCVCIACGKGLCTDHTKELELPVSVGQPPHVQRLPNGLPRILCHYCFGQTIEDGFD
- a CDS encoding carboxymuconolactone decarboxylase family protein — encoded protein: MCGENKGKGCGGHREIIDDMSDKLGFTPQILETLGELEPEFLHKYNMCNNKILSDGALPAKTKILMALAVVASKQCERCVASQMKSALKNGATKEEIMETMDVIFITSGAPAVAACRDALKLLK
- a CDS encoding multiheme c-type cytochrome, with the protein product MRGTVVRCSLFFVAAIVLLSISNGFAAAEEATKFGELSADDFTYESRCRQCHAIIYGEWEGTMHFNAYLDPFYLEEVKVASADTDGLVDEFCSRCHTPIGVVSGEIPPVDGSEMSDISKLGVQCDFCHVVSGSNGTGNAQFIVTPGDTKWGPLSDAKSAYHESEYLELYTQSEYCGMCHEVIHPVNGLVIDDTYPAWKDSQYAEDNVVCQDCHMTEGITEFKANPGRAGSGAPKRDHISTHEITGGNAFVTAMFGAENVGEMAIERLQNAATLDITVPEIAATGEEVTIEAAITNSGAGHNLPTGVSEIRQIWLEVMVTDSEDKEIYSAGTLDTEGNIESAKIIYNNVLGDSEGNATDSFWLADRVLEDNRIGPKETVKEEHTFILPDNVVYPLKVETSLNYRSAPQDTIDHLFGEGMYEVPVINMNEVSNTIYDPDTSPEERNESTPGFSIFTACMAFMLMMYIFKRK
- a CDS encoding 4Fe-4S binding protein codes for the protein MPPKVDKNKCEGIGACAESCPTDVIDIEADENGNLKSVIARPDDCVECGNCVDACPTESITLD
- a CDS encoding flavodoxin family protein; its protein translation is MSDDTCIRLLGISGSPRKKSTDYVVNEALRYAQEKYGAEVEYFSASGQNMKFCIHCDYCVRKKEGCIHKDDLVELYDKMLWADAWIIGTPVYQGTLSAQTKTIMDRCRAVVARDPKAFMNKVGAAAAVGGDRIGGQEPAIQTILNFYVISEMIPVAGGSFGSNLGGTFWSKDKGAEGVAEDSEGIRSLHRTVNKMMKTAMAMKTLK